CTTTTGATTAGCTATGGCAATAATTTGACCCATATGTGGATCTCCTTTTCCCAGTATCCGGGGCAAAATCCTACCATAGATACCCTGTTCTTTAAAGTGAAAAGGCCTGCTTTCGCGGAGAGCTATCGCCCCGGTTTTCGTTTCAACACTACAAGTGTTCGTTCAGAACCGGACAGGGGCAGGGACAAGTGTTGCAGTGGTTCGGCAACGAACCCCGCTTTCCTTATCTGTTGGGCGCATTCCGCTAATTCCGCCTCTCCATCCGGTCCTTTCATGGCTATCAAGCGACCTTTGTCATTTAACAAGGGTTCCGCCATAGATAAAAGATCTGACAGGTGGGTCAAGGCACGAGCGGTCACAACATCAAAGGAAGTCTCGGATTCTCCCTGGCTCAAACTCTGAATGCGACATGCCCTGGCTTCAAATCCCTGCAATTTAAGCTGCCTGGCAACATGCTGTTGAAACACGATTTTCTTATGCACACTATCCACAGATAATACACACATTTGCGGTCGTGCAATCTTTATCGGTATGGACGGCAAACCTGCCCCCGAACCCATATCCAGAAGTCGTTCATCCCCTCGGAGCAAAGGTACTACGGTCAGGGAATCAAGCAGGTGCTTTTCCAAAGCCTCTTCTTTATTTTCTATCGCCGTAAGATTAATACGACGGTTCCAGCGCAGCATTTCATCCAAATACCACAGCAACCGGTCGCAGACCGGCTTTTCCAGAGACAAACCAATACGCGTTAATAGCTCCTGTAATCTATTCTGCATGAGATATTTAATTCCTGCGTAAAAGCACCGACAATATAGCCACCGCCGCCGGGGTTACCCCGGGAATACGTGCGGCCTGACCTAAATTTTGAGGTCGTACCTTTTGTAATTTTTCCCTCACTTCGATAGACAAACCCTCTATAGGGGAATAATCCATATCTGACGGTATGGCTATCTGTTCGGAACGTCTGAATCGCTCAACCATTTCATACTGCCTTGCTATATAGCCTTCGTATTTTATCTCTATCTGCAGCTGTTCGCGAACATTTTCCGGAATATCCGCCAAACGGTCATCACAAAAGACGAGATCTTCAATATTTATATCCGGGCGACGCAGAATCTGGACAAGCGAAAGACCGTTTTTTAAATCTTCCAGCCCGAGCCTGCCGATGGCCTCCTTATCGGACGAAGACAGGCGCCTTTTTTCCAGAAAATCCCGTCCTTCGACGATTTTATCCATCTTGCGGGTAAAACGTTGCCATCTTTCGTCACTTACCAACCCCACTTGATGCCCAAGGGGGGTCAACCGCTGATCGGCATTATCTTCTCGCAGCAGCAGTCGATATTCCGCCCTGGAGGTAAACATGCGATAAGGTTCCGACGTCCCGCATGTGACCAGATCATCGATCATCACCCCAATATAGGCCTGATCCCTACCCAAGACAACAGGCGGACAGTCGCGCAGGGCATGCACAGCATTGATTCCGGCCATCAACCCCTGCGCAGCCGCTTCTTCATACCCCGACGTGCCGTTAATCTGTCCGGCCAAAAATAAATTTCTAATTTTTTTGGTTTCCAGACTTGGCTTCAGTTGTATCGGGTCGACAAAATCATACTCGATGGCATACCCGGGACGCATAATTTCCACATGTTCCAATCCGGGAATAGTGCGTAAAAAGGCCAACTGCACATCCGGGGGCAACGAAGTCGATACGCCATTCGGATAAACCTCCCTGGTACCAAGTCCCTCCGGCTCCAAAAAAACATGATGACTATCCTTATCCGGAAATCGCATGATTTTATCTTCAATCGAAGGACAATACCTTGGGCCGACCCCCTCAATAACCCCTTGATACAAAGGAGACCGGTCAAGCCCCTGCCGAATAATGTCGTGCGTGTGCGCATTTGTGGCTGTGATAAAACACGGCACCTGTGGACTGGTTATTTTCTCGGTATCTGCAGAAAAAGGTTTAGGGGGAACATCTCCATGCTGCGGCACTAATCGGTCATAATCTATGGTATTTCCATCCAGTCGTGCAGGCGTACCGGTTTTTAGCCTCCCCACCCGCAATCCGAGTTCGGCCAGATGGTCCGATAAACCCAGCGACGGAGGTTCACCAGCCCTCCCTCCAGGAAAATGCTGAAGTCCAACGTGAATCAACCCGCGCATAAACGTGCCCGTGGTCAACACCACGGTTTGCCCGAAAAAACGCAAACCATCGGTTGTTTCCACTCCGCTGACTTTATCTCCCTGTAAGATCAAGCGGCTCACCGAGCCTTGCTTCAAATCCAATGCGGGCTGATTTTCGACAACCTGCTTCATATGGAATTGATATGCGCGTCGATCCGCCTGTGCCCTTGTAGCTCTGACGGCAGGACCCTTTTTTGTATTGAGCGTCCTAAACTGAATACCAGTGGCATCAATCACCCTGGCCATCTCCCCGCCCAATGCGTCAATCTCTCGCACCAGGTGCCCCTTGGCCAAACCGCCAATAGCAGGATTACAAGACATCTGAGCCACGGCATCCAAGTGTAGATTAAGCAACAGAGTATTACAGCCCATTCGCGCACTCGCCAGAGCCGCCTCGCAACCGGCATGCCCTGCACCCACCACTATAACTTCGTAGTCTTTTCCATATTCGGCCATAATATCTCTACTACCCTAACTCTTTTTTTATAAAGTTTTTGTGCATATGTTTCACGTGAAACATACTATTTTCCAATGCAGAATCGCGTAAAGATCCGCTCTAAAATATCATCGGGGGTTGTCTCCCCGGTAATTTCGCCAACAGCATCCAATGCATCACGGAGTTCAACAGCCCCAAACTCCGGCGACATTCCCTGAACGAGGGTTTCCCTGAAACGACCAAGGGATTGTCTCGCCTTCACCAAGGCTTGCCGATGCCGCCGCTGAGTCAAAACAACAGTTTCCCTGTTCTCAGCGACATGAGCATTATGGACAAAGCGTTCTTGTATCGCTGACACCAATCCGTCAAGCCCGTTTTTTTCCAAGACGGATGTCCTTACATAGGGTAGCCCATCCAAAGCACTGGAAATGGGAAGGGTAGCTAAATCACACTTATTTATAACCACCAATACTTCCCGGTTACGACAAAACTCCAGGGCAAGAAGATCATCCTCACCCATCTCCTGGCTACCATCAATAACCAGCAGCACAAGATCGGCAGATTCAACTTTGGACCGCGCTCGACGAACACCTTCTTCCTCCACGGGATCCAGAGTATTGCGGATACCTGCTGTATCGACAATCCGCAGGGGCAATCCGCCGAGAACGAGATCTTCCTCAATGGTATCCCGAGTCGTACCCGGAATATCGGTAACGATAGCGCGAGCCTCCCCGAGAAGACCGTTCATTAATGAACTTTTACCAACATTTGGCTTGCCAAAGATAAGAACCCGCAATCCTTCACGCAAAACACGCCCGGACTCGAAGGTATCAATAATCCTATCCATGTCGGCGATCAAGGCGCCGGCAGAAGCCCCGAGCATCTGTTGATCGTCAAGTTCAATATCCTCTTCCGGAAAATCGATTGCCGCCTCGACTTGAGCAAGCAGATCCGCAATAACCTGACCGAAAACACCTATCTGTTGAGCAAGACGTCCTTCGAGTTGACTCAAGGCTACATCGCTGGCCAGATTGGACCGGGACCGTATAAGGTCGATAACAGCTTCTGCCTGAGTCAGGTCGATGCGGCCATTGAGGAATGCGCGCAAAGTAAATTCTCCGGGGCGAGCCAATCGTGCACCGGCAGCAAGAAAGACGTCTATTATACTCCGTACCAGAAGACCGCCACCATGACAGTGAATCTCTACCACATCTTCCCGAGTATAGGAACGTGGCTTACGCATAATAACCGCCATTACTTCATCGACGATTTTTCCGGTTTCGTCCGTAAACTTCCCATAATATAAGAAATGAGAATCAAGACGTTCGCAAAAACGCCTGGGGCTGAAAAACTTAAGTAAAAGTTTTTCAGCCCCAGACCCGGAAAGACGCACGATGCCGATACCACCTTCACCGGGTGCAGTGGCCGGAGCCACAATAGTATCGTCGTTGATCATGGATAAGTCGTTCATGAATACATCCGATGCCTCAGATAAAAATGTTCAAGCATATTGTATAGATTAAGACTCTACGGAAGAAAACATTGAAATCAATTTCGGTCAAAAAAACCAGGTGCCGGACGCTCACGGGAAAGCATACAAGCACCTGGTTATCCTTGGTTATATCAACCGGCCTTGACCGGTTGCCCCCCTTCACGATTAATGAACCACTGCTGGGCTATGGTAAGAACATTGTTTACCAACCAGTAGATAACCAGGCCGGAGGGGAAATTAAGGAACATAAAGGTGAAAATAACCGGCATGAACAACATGATTTTGGCTTGCTGGGAATCCATGGTGGTAGGACTCATTTTTTGCTGAAAGAACATAGTAACCCCCATAATCAAAGGGGTAATGTAATAAGGATCCTTGGCAGCCAAATCTTGAATCCAGAAAATAAAAGGCTCATGACGAAGAGCAATGGATCCCAACAACACTTTATATAAAGCGAAGAAAACCGGGATCTGCGCGAACATGGGCAAACAACCGCCCATGGGGTTAACACGGTTTTTACGATACAATTCCATGATCTCGCGATTCATGCGCTCTTTATCTTTTTTATATTTTTCGCGCAACCGCTGCATCTCCGGTTGTAGCTTCTGCATATCGCGCATGGATTTGTAACTTTTATGCGTCAGGGGCCAAAAGAGAACTTTTATGAACACCGTGAGCAGAATAATCGCCACGCCGTAGTTTGATATTAAATTTTTATGACAAAATTTAAGAACGGAAAGCAAGGGTCGGGCGAGCATATCGAAAAAACCGAAATCTATCGCCTTGTCCAGACCATGATTAACCTGCTCCAGAACATCCAGGTCGCGGGGCCCGGCATACAGCAGATAATCGAGAGTCACCGATTGTTGCCCACCTACCGATAAGTTTCCGCTGGATACGATGTTTTTGACGGCATTGCCGACCTTTTCCAAAACAAAGGCATGTTGTTCGGACCGGAGAGGTACAGCGGCCGTCATGAAATACTTGTCTTCAAATGCGGTCCAGATACCACTGTTATCATGCCGGATGGCGCCGTCCTCAAGTTCCTTGACCTTATAGGTATTCAGCTCATCGTCCGCGTAAATTGCCGGCCCGACGAAGGAATACCGGGAACCCTCACGATCTTCCGACCAGGGCTGAACCATCAAGAGTTCCAGACTACCCTGAATAGGTCTGTCTCCCGGATTAACTACCCGGACCTGAAGATTAAAATCGTATCCTTTACCGTTAAGTGAAAAGACCTTCTCCACAACCACGCCATTGCTCAGAACGGCCGTAAAGCGAAGATCTTTTTTATCATCGGAACCGAGAGTTAATCCTTCGGCAGGGACATCTGTCGCATAGACCGTGTTCTCAGCCAGGGCTATATCCCCTTGACCAAGAATACCGAAAGTGCTTAGTGCATTATCGGCATCGACCAGAGTAACAAGCCCTGAATCCTCCTTAAGGGTTTCACGGTAGTTTTTAAGCTCCAGTTTTTTAAGTCGCCCGCCCACATTGGTAAATACGGCCCGAAAATCCTCGGTATCCACGACAAAATCCCGCGGAGCGATATCCGATGACGCGGCAGCGGCCATAACATGATCTACGGAGGGAACGACCCTTTCCCCGACAACCTCGGGAGTAACGGCAGGAAATGATTCGGCAACGGCCGGCTCGTCATTGACAGGAGCCGGAGCGGGCTTGACAAAAAAAGTGGTATAGCCCGTCCAAATCAACACCATGAGCAAAAGAGCTATAATAACATTTTTGTTTTCCATAAGACGAGACACTCCAATGGCCCCAAAGATATGATCCGACTACTATACAGGATCATATCCCCCGGGATGAAAGGGATGACAGCGGCAAAGACGACCGCAAGTTTTCACCACCCCCTTGATCAATCCATACTTGATAAGGGACTGGCG
This DNA window, taken from Syntrophotalea carbinolica DSM 2380, encodes the following:
- the mnmE gene encoding tRNA uridine-5-carboxymethylaminomethyl(34) synthesis GTPase MnmE encodes the protein MINDDTIVAPATAPGEGGIGIVRLSGSGAEKLLLKFFSPRRFCERLDSHFLYYGKFTDETGKIVDEVMAVIMRKPRSYTREDVVEIHCHGGGLLVRSIIDVFLAAGARLARPGEFTLRAFLNGRIDLTQAEAVIDLIRSRSNLASDVALSQLEGRLAQQIGVFGQVIADLLAQVEAAIDFPEEDIELDDQQMLGASAGALIADMDRIIDTFESGRVLREGLRVLIFGKPNVGKSSLMNGLLGEARAIVTDIPGTTRDTIEEDLVLGGLPLRIVDTAGIRNTLDPVEEEGVRRARSKVESADLVLLVIDGSQEMGEDDLLALEFCRNREVLVVINKCDLATLPISSALDGLPYVRTSVLEKNGLDGLVSAIQERFVHNAHVAENRETVVLTQRRHRQALVKARQSLGRFRETLVQGMSPEFGAVELRDALDAVGEITGETTPDDILERIFTRFCIGK
- the mnmG gene encoding tRNA uridine-5-carboxymethylaminomethyl(34) synthesis enzyme MnmG, with amino-acid sequence MAEYGKDYEVIVVGAGHAGCEAALASARMGCNTLLLNLHLDAVAQMSCNPAIGGLAKGHLVREIDALGGEMARVIDATGIQFRTLNTKKGPAVRATRAQADRRAYQFHMKQVVENQPALDLKQGSVSRLILQGDKVSGVETTDGLRFFGQTVVLTTGTFMRGLIHVGLQHFPGGRAGEPPSLGLSDHLAELGLRVGRLKTGTPARLDGNTIDYDRLVPQHGDVPPKPFSADTEKITSPQVPCFITATNAHTHDIIRQGLDRSPLYQGVIEGVGPRYCPSIEDKIMRFPDKDSHHVFLEPEGLGTREVYPNGVSTSLPPDVQLAFLRTIPGLEHVEIMRPGYAIEYDFVDPIQLKPSLETKKIRNLFLAGQINGTSGYEEAAAQGLMAGINAVHALRDCPPVVLGRDQAYIGVMIDDLVTCGTSEPYRMFTSRAEYRLLLREDNADQRLTPLGHQVGLVSDERWQRFTRKMDKIVEGRDFLEKRRLSSSDKEAIGRLGLEDLKNGLSLVQILRRPDINIEDLVFCDDRLADIPENVREQLQIEIKYEGYIARQYEMVERFRRSEQIAIPSDMDYSPIEGLSIEVREKLQKVRPQNLGQAARIPGVTPAAVAILSVLLRRN
- the yidD gene encoding membrane protein insertion efficiency factor YidD, translated to MIRKFLIVLIIAYQRYISPFTAPSCRFYPSCSEYARQSLIKYGLIKGVVKTCGRLCRCHPFHPGGYDPV
- the yidC gene encoding membrane protein insertase YidC is translated as MENKNVIIALLLMVLIWTGYTTFFVKPAPAPVNDEPAVAESFPAVTPEVVGERVVPSVDHVMAAAASSDIAPRDFVVDTEDFRAVFTNVGGRLKKLELKNYRETLKEDSGLVTLVDADNALSTFGILGQGDIALAENTVYATDVPAEGLTLGSDDKKDLRFTAVLSNGVVVEKVFSLNGKGYDFNLQVRVVNPGDRPIQGSLELLMVQPWSEDREGSRYSFVGPAIYADDELNTYKVKELEDGAIRHDNSGIWTAFEDKYFMTAAVPLRSEQHAFVLEKVGNAVKNIVSSGNLSVGGQQSVTLDYLLYAGPRDLDVLEQVNHGLDKAIDFGFFDMLARPLLSVLKFCHKNLISNYGVAIILLTVFIKVLFWPLTHKSYKSMRDMQKLQPEMQRLREKYKKDKERMNREIMELYRKNRVNPMGGCLPMFAQIPVFFALYKVLLGSIALRHEPFIFWIQDLAAKDPYYITPLIMGVTMFFQQKMSPTTMDSQQAKIMLFMPVIFTFMFLNFPSGLVIYWLVNNVLTIAQQWFINREGGQPVKAG
- the rsmG gene encoding 16S rRNA (guanine(527)-N(7))-methyltransferase RsmG; translation: MQNRLQELLTRIGLSLEKPVCDRLLWYLDEMLRWNRRINLTAIENKEEALEKHLLDSLTVVPLLRGDERLLDMGSGAGLPSIPIKIARPQMCVLSVDSVHKKIVFQQHVARQLKLQGFEARACRIQSLSQGESETSFDVVTARALTHLSDLLSMAEPLLNDKGRLIAMKGPDGEAELAECAQQIRKAGFVAEPLQHLSLPLSGSERTLVVLKRKPGR